The Onychomys torridus chromosome 2, mOncTor1.1, whole genome shotgun sequence sequence CCTGAGAGCCAGGAGGGACCTCCACATGGTGACCAGGAGAGGCCCTATTGCCTGTTATCCTTGGACACATTGTGCGCCAACCAGTTGACTTTGGTTTTCCAGCTCTCCCGCAGGGCTTCATTGAACTTCACCCGGAAGTGCTTGAGCGCCTCTTCCTCGGTCTTCCCTAGTGCCAGAGAGTCCTGGACAAACACCACAGCGGGGTGACACTGAGGGGCCCTGCTTGCTCTCATACAATCTGTACTGAAGCCTACGGGGCTGTTAATCCTCTCTGAAAGGGAAAGCTCTTTACTCAGACCCCAAGCCCTGATGACCCATCCAGCCCACCCATGACTCAGATGCCAAGAAGCCTTGAGGTGTTGGCAGGCCCAGGTGTTCTGGGCCTTCGGGGAATGCCCTGGCTAGCTCTGTGGTCTGTTACCACCTCACTCTGCTCCACTTACCACAAGCTGAGAATGTGGGAAGGAAGCATTTTATAAGATGTGGAAGAAACGTTAGCTCACACAGATCATAcacgaatgtgtgtgtgtgtgtgtgtgtgtgtgtagacacctGTGAGGGACATGTGGATTAACTAAGGAAGGTTATCACATCTCAACCCAGCACAACTAAGCCCAGCAAACTAGACCACGCTGGCCACTTCCCACCAGACCCCACTGCGAAGACAAGGATGGTATGAGGCGCCCACCAGCGTTGGTAACCCCAAGAAGTCCACAAATGGGGCCCTTCTAGAACCCAGactgcccaggcaggccttgggaAACAGCCCTGGAGTAGGTCCTGACTCAGCTCTGGATTAATCTACTGTGTTGGTTAGTTctttgtcaactcgacacaaattagagtcatctGAGATGGAGAGATCAccaaggaaatgcctccatcaggttgCCTGTAGTTAGgtctgtgaggcatttttttttcttagatttatttattaggtatacagcccgagacattttcttaatcaagactgatgtgggatggcccagcccactgtgaatgatgccacccctgggcaggtgggcctggattgtataaggaagcaggatgagcaagccatggcttctgctccaatgctcacttatttatttatttacttatttatttatttagtttggttgtttgtttttatgtacattggtcttttgcctgcatgtatgtctgtgtgagggtatcgggtaccctagaactggagctccaggcagttgtgagccatttatgtgggtgctgagaattgaacctgggtcctctggaagagcagtctgtgctcttaaccactgagccatctctccagcccttcattgCCCACtcttgacttcccttcatgatggactacaactgtaagctgaaataaatgcCCTTTCTCCCCAAGATGCTCTTGGTCATGACTTTTACGGCATAAAGAATCCATAAGGACACGCACCCTGAGAAACTGGGTATCTTTGGAGCAGCCTCTTGGTCATGACTTTTACGGCAGCGATGAGAACCCATAAGGACACTCACCTTGAGATACTGGGTATCTTTGGAGCAGCTAAGCTCAGGCAAGCCTGCAGCACGCATCAGGGcaaagaggtggaggaagagcGGCCCGTGGCGCCGCAGGATGGTGTAGGCTCGTTCACAGTAGCTGCGGAACCTGCAGGTGAGGCAGATGGGGCAGGTGAGGTCCTGGATTCTCTGCAGCACTCCCAGCCCGAGGCCAGTGGGCCTGTTTCCCAAGATGCTGCTCCATGATGGCTACATGAAAGTCCCTAGTTCCTCAGGCTGACCTCCTCAACCTGCCTCCTACAAAAGACCAACCCACGGGAGGTGCCAggagacagctgtctctgtcccttCACCCAGGGACTCTGTTGTCCAGGGTGGCAGCGTCCTCACCTTTCAAATTTCTCACTATTATTAGTCTTCCCCTGCTGGATCACGTGGACAAAGTCATAGGTTAGGATGAAGGGGACTCGCTCCCGGTTGATTCCAAACTTGGTCTTGAAGTTCCCCAGAAAGTGGCCAAAATCAATGTGGAAGAGctaaaggggaggggagggcacagAATGAGAAGCCAGGAAGGAGGcactgggggtgtagctcaagATTGGAGCCCTAGCCTAGTGTGAGCTGGATTCAAACCCCAGGAacccaggaaggaggaaagagatccAGCAGGGAAGAGAGCTGCAGTTTCTGAGAGTCCCAGGCCGAGAAGACACCTGGCGGGGCTCACAGCATCATCTGGGATACCGAATACAGGGCAGAGGGGCCAGCAGGCCAGGACGGAGGTCAGGCTGCCCACAGGGAGCCACCCGCCCACTCCTCTCTACCTGCCCACTCTCTCGGATCATGATGTTGTCACTGTGTCGGTCACCAATGCCCAGCACATACGTGGCCACACAGTAGCCAGCACAGGAGAGGGTGAATTCCTCGATGGCTCGATCCAGGGCCTCCCTGAGTGGGGAAGATTCAAGGTCACGGCCACACCGTACTGCAGCTCCTTCTACAGGAGGTAGAGTGTGCTGCTTTCCCGAGTCCAGCCTTTCGGCTTGCTTTCGTCACCAGAACGTAGACCACACTGTTCCAGAGCTTAGGCCTAGGATACCTCCCTGATCTTGAACCTGTCTCGTGAGCACCATGGGGAGAAGCTGGGGGCTGACCTACTATGTGAGCAGAGGCCAGGAGGAGAGGTAGGGCTCCAGGCATTCAATGGAAGCCATCTCAGACCCTCCAGCCGTGGCAAAAGTCCCAGATGGTATGAGTTGACCCAAGCAACACATGTAGAATTCCCAGGTGACTCCACTTGAGCCCACTCAGAATGGTGGATGTCCTGAGGCCTTAAGCTCTGGAGTAGCATCACACGGCCATCGGGAACCGGCACATGAGAACAGCCTGGCTGACTCAGACTCAGGCTGGCCCCACAGCTGAGCCCAGAAGGTCACAGTCCCCCCTCTTACCTCGTCTCTGATAGGCTGACCCTCCCCACATCACACCTCCCAGGAACCTACCCAGGGTTCTTGGATTTGAGCCAGTTGAGCAGGGCGTCCTTGTTGAAGGCGGCTGTGGCCGCCATGTTGCTCTTGTTCAGTTGGATGTTGGCAATGGTGTCCGAGTGAAGAACCACCTCAATGAGGCCTGTGCGGTCTCCAGTGGGGAGGCAGCCATAGGGGGTCATCCTACATGCGGGAAGGAGAGCCGACAGACGTAATGACTGAAGGCTGTCCCCGGGGAGACACTGGAAATAGCTACAGGGCATGCCACACCCAGGTTGCTGAGGAGGGGAAGGACTTGGGAGGCCCCAGCACTGGCCCCCAAGATGATGAGTGGGAAGAGACTGCTGCTTCCTAAGATGCGCCGGAGGCCAGGAAGTGCAGAGGGAGCAAGGCGAACGCTTGGGCAGCCTTCCCCGCCCTCTCCTAGCTTTCTGTTGTCTCCCTGTCCTGAGAACAGCCCCTTCCCCAACTGACACAGCAATGATAGCTTCGGTGCCCTTCAGGATGGGCCCCCACCTCAGGTCCAGGCCCTCCTGCTTCCACAGGACGTCCATGAGCTGGATCATCTGCAGAGTCAGCATGTCCTGGCGGAGGTCTGTAGCGTGGGAAGGAGGGAGACCCCAAGTGTCTGGTAGGGTCTGCATTCCTGGGTGTGTTAGGTCCCAGGCTACTTTCTCAATTCATTTCTCCAGGACCACCCCCTCGGGATAGTACAGGGATGGATAAAGCCTCAGCAGGTTCCCAAGCCCGTCTGCTCACCATCCCCGTTCTTAAAGATGATGCCCACGCTGCCAGCACTGCCCGCCTCCTCGCTGCTATACATGATCCACAGAGGCTTCATCTTGGAGTCCATGAAGGTGCATTGCTCCACACTGCCGGCCAGAGAGTGGGGTCCACAGGTGCTCCTCCACAGGCcggaggggtgggaggggctgCCATGGTGGGGCCAGGCATGGGGCTCACcagacttcctccagcagggtGCTGGGGTCCAGCGGAGACTGCAGGTGAGACAGGGCCTCCATGTAGGTCTCCTGGCGCATGCACATATGCATCATCTCCTTGGTTTGGGGCTTGGTGGTCTTCTGAGAGCTCACCTTCACAAAGTCGTTCAGTGCCTTAAGCTTGCTCAGTGCTTCCCCCTGGTGGTGAAAGTGGTAAGGCACTGGTAGGCGCCAGCCTCTGGGTTGAGGAGAGgatggtgtgggggagggggcgcgGGTGCAGCATTCTAAAACCTAGGCGTAGAGCCTGGCTGAGCCTTACCTGCTTCATCAGCACCTTCATGTGGTGGGTGCTACCTCTGCAGTAGGCCTCCATGATGAGGCCAAATCGCAGGGCCACCGATGGTACGTGCATCTcagagctggaaaaaaaaatggtactgaGTTTTGCCCAGTACCTTaccccacagtccctcctccgcCTGTGTGGGACCCAGGACACCTAGAACATCTGGGCCTGCTAGAAACGTAAGGTCAGCAAGCCTGAGGTCTCCCTTCCCTGTGGCCCTCACGGGGTTTCCAAGGAACAGGCCGGGGTGCATTCAGATACCGAAGGTGCCAGAAGAGGAAGTGGCCGATCTTGCGGTTAGCCAGGGCTCGGTCCAGCAAGAATTTGGTCAACTCGCAGTCCAGGTAGGACTCATATTTGAGCACCTGCACAAGCTGCAGAAGATACTGGAAAAGCTCATCATCCCTGTGGAGAAAGAGAGGGCTGATGGTCTCCAGCTGGTAGGTGGCAGAGGCTAGGTTCATCCCAACCCAGTACCCACTTGTGGGTGGTTGGGGCAAAGCGGCCttctggaagagaaaggaatCTGTGTCCCCAGAGGCAGCACCCAGCCAGGACTCACGTCAGCTTCCGCAGGGACTTGATGGCAAAGGAGCCCACGTAGCAGTCAGGAAAGCTGAAGTCCAGCAGTTCCAGGGCGCTCAGCACGGGCAGCTCAGGCCAGGAGCACAGCAAATAGAGCATCTGGGACAGCTTGGTGGTCAGGTGAGGGGTGGGCGGCAGCTGGTCCATCTGCCCCAGGCTCTTTCCCCAGACTCCCCTCCCTACTCACCTGGGCCACATCCTCATGTTTATTCCACTTGGTGACCAGGAGCAGGCGGGCCAGAGCCTCTGGGAAACGCTCCTGGACTTCGTGTCGAAGCTTCCACACCAGATCCTTCTCGTGCTCATACAGCTCCCCAGAGCCCCTCCGCTCCAGGATCTCCCGCAGCTGCAGCTGCTGAAGGGCACAGACTGAGGCCTTCAGCTCCACACCTGACCCCAGCTCCGCCCTCCAGGACCCAAACTCACCTCCTCCTCTGTGATGTGCCCGCGCTCCCCGTGACGCCCCAGCTCCAGGATCTGCAACAAGTGTCTGGCTGTCAACATCCTGGGCATGGGGCAGCCCCTGCAGGGCCCCAAAGCAGGACATCTACACCTCAGGCCTAGCACTTGACATTCTCATGTGTGGTAACCGTCTTGTGCACTGCACAGTCTCCACTAGCATCCTAGGCCTGTACCTACAACACGCCGGGAGCATCTTTCCCACACAGACGCTACCCGATGGTAGCCCACATGGCTCTTGGAAACCCGAATTGGCATAACGACCTATACCCTAGCAGTGGGCAAATCCCAGAGTGGCCAGGGTCTACTCTCTGAAGGACTGTAGAACTAGAGTGGGAAAGATCTAGACACAATGGTTCTCAACacatgggtcacaacccctttgggaaaTGAACAACCCATTCacgggatcacctaagaccatcgggaAACATAGATATTtgcattaagattcataacagtagtaaagttatgaagtagcaacaaaaataattttatggttgggggtcactgcaacatgaggaactgtattaaagggtcacagtgtgaggaaggttgagaaccactgctctggaaggACAGGGCTCTCACTGACCTTCTCCAGGGCAGGGAAGTACACAGGATGGGGGGCCACCTCAGGCAGGCAGATGACCAGGGCTGCAGCACTCTCTGTGTTGGGGTTGCTACGCACTGTACCCGCAGGGTTCAGCAGCTCTCCTTTCTCATCTGAACACAGGGACAGATGGCGTTGTATGTGTAAGGTCCCTTGCTTTGGGACCTCCATCCATGCTAGCTGTTCCCTTGGGGCCGGGCCCACCTGGGACAGAGGGCCACATGTAAAGGCGGCATTCCCCAGTCTTGAGCTGGTCTTTGTAGTCAAACAGCATGAGGTTGGCCCAGGCGATGGGGCAGTCCTAGGGAAGGACACCAGTGGGTTAGGGCCAGTCACAAAAACCCCTTTTGATGATGGCAGAGTCGGACAAACCTGAAGGCCCCGTGGGAGAAAGGATCTGGGCTCCAAGGGAGGACTCCCAGGAGGACTAAAGGGAAGACCCTCTTTGAAAGGAGGGAGGACCAACAGCCTTGTCCTAGCGACAAAACCAGCATGGCCTGTGTCCCTGCTCCCAGCTTCAGAGAAACTGGAGccagtcccagcacttggctcAGCTCCCAGTGAGCACCAGCAGGATGAGGGCCAGTTTACATACTGGAAGTGTGGCTAGGGACCTAGCCACTCAAGGCAACAGCTGCCCAGACCCTTTAGTTCCACTGAGGACACTTTCCACCCAAGGAGCTGCCTGCAAAAGCCCACTGGACCACAGGTCCAGAGCGGATATTCCCAATCTATCCTTTAATAGGTAGGAATGCAGACTTGGTAGAGGCTGAGTGTTTCAGGCCCCCAGGACCACTGTCCTCAGTCTGCCTGCCTTGGGGCACTGCAGGGAGGCCTGGCTTCCTCCCAGTCAGCCCTACTCACTGCCTTCTTGGACTTCTTCTTTGTAGAGCGCGCCTTCTTAGCCTTCTCCACAACGGCGTAGAGTGCAAAGCAGAGCCGAGCCATGCGCGGTAGGTCACAGATGCTGATGTCGAACTCCAGCCGCTGTTTCCACACGGGCTCCGAGCACACGCTCACCTCTGAGCTGGACACCGTCTTGCACAGCATCTCATTGCCATGGAAGAGCCCAGCCTGTACAaccagctgggggtggggaagggtgccagacacagagtaagggGAGCAGGGGCCCTGAGCCACCTCTTCCGTCTCCTCACCAGCTTCTCCCACCAATGTTCTCAAATGTCCTCATTCTTAATCAAGTAGATCGGAATCTACTTCCTCATGGAGTGGCGGGGAGTGTGTCCCTCAGAGGGAAAGCCACTAGCCAAACAGGACAAGAAGTCGTGGGCTGccacagtggtggcgcacgtctttaatcccagcactcgggaggcagagccaggcagatctctgtgagttcaggaccagcctggtctacagagcaagatccaggacaggcaccaaaacttcatggGGCACGGAAGGTCACAGACTGTGCACTGACAACTCAAGGCATTTCCCTTCCCACTCCACGCCCCAGCTTCTTCAACAGGAGATGGTAATTCCACAGCTCCCTGGCTCTTACATCCTGAGGCTCCCTGCCTTTGGGAATCTCATAGGccaggtgcaccaccaccagttTATCATCCTAGACACAGGTACCCAGCCCCCCAAGCTTGTAAAACTCCAGCACTAGAGAGGAAAGGCTCTCTGTGGGCTTCCCACTCCACAAAAGAACAATAACACCTCCACCTGGAGGGCAATGGTGAGGAGAGAGGATGTGAGGCTTGTGTGAGAGTGTTTTACAAGCCAGAGCGTGGAGCCCCTACACTATCTTCATAACCTGAAGCGAGCTCAGGCTCCAGGGGATGAGACAGCTACCCGTCCATGCTTGCCCTGACCAGATATAGCCAGCTCTTCCTTGCTCCCCACACCTCCCCAGACACCTCTTTCATCCCCACAACCTCCACCAAAGTCAAATACGCAGAAATCGCTCTGCCCAGTTTCCACGAATCagtctctggctggctggcccacCCCACTCCCCTCTTCCTGTTTTGAAGCGGCTTACAACCACTCCAGCCAGGGACGCTGGGTAATGTGGTCAGGTGGCTTTCGTGTGACATCTTCCCACTCCTCTTCCGCTGCCTCCCCTTCTGGCCACAGCCACCTTGTTTGTATAGAAAACAGTGGCTCCCTCACCTGGCCCAGGAGCCCCTACCTTCATCCGCTCATCCGCATTCACTTTGCTGCCCTCGATCAGCTCAATGCAGAACGGTTGCTCTAGGGACCACAGGGACACCGAGGAGGGCTGCGGAAGCAGGGAGGCAGCGTTGGTGGCAAGGCTCAGACACTTGTCCCCAATGCTGTCTTTTATTGGAACGCCTGCTGTGCAAATGCACAAGCCCCCAGATCCACAAGGGGACAATGGAGGGTCCCCCGCAGTTCACACAGATCCCAACAGGACACTGATCACCCACCAAGGGCCCCTGAGCCCAGGCCCTCCTGCTGTGCCTCCCAGCTGACGGTGGGACACAGGGAAGGAAGTACATTGTCTCACCTTCTTAGCAGGGATTGGGGGAGGTTTGGTGCGTGGTTTCTGGACTTGGGGGGCAGGGTTGCTCTGCTCATCCCGCATGGcgaggatggaggaggagtggaccaTGGTCAGGTGGGGGGTCAGTCCGCTGTGCAGGCAGCTGCAGATGTACTGGGATGGAGGTGCAGGGTGAGGTGATGATGGGTGGCTCCCTCTCATTTCCTGGACAACTGGCTACCAGGAACTCCCCAAGCTGATACTGCCTATCCCAAACCTCAGGAGGGGGGCCGCCTGTTGGTTCTCCCTAGAGATGGGGTCCTTCCTCACAGAGGACCAATTCAGCAAAGGGGATGCTCTCACGGTGACTACAAAGACCTGCCTTGTCAGACTCAAGAGAGGCTAAATCCATTCCCCATGATGCTCCCAGTCCACATGCAGGTGGCAGGAGGTGCCGCACCAGGGGCTCACCTGGAACTGGCACAGCGGGTAGCTGCCATAGAGGTACTCATGCCTCCCGTTCACCTGAAGTGCATAGTCTTCAGGCTGCTCCACCAGAGGCTGCCGGAACACTGTGGCCTTCTTTCGGAGGGCACAGGCCATCAGTGCCAGGGGCATGTCGTTGGTGGATACCTGGAAGGTGAAGCTCTCCTATTGGGAGAAGGGTGTCAGCCTTCGGCTGTACCGTCCCTGTGGCCTCTGGGGCACAGAGGCAGGGCTGCCTGTGAGAGCCCCCCCCAAAACATGTCTGGGTGTTCAGTGATCAAGGCATCCCAGGAAACACAGCGGGGGGTGGGGGCGTGGCTGACACCATCGGGTCACTCGGCATTGTCAAATCTGTCTGGTGAGGGACAGTtcttgctgctctctcagaggacctcagttcggttcccagcgcccacatggtggctcacaaccatctataattcctcTTCTAGGGGCtctaatgctgtcttctgacctctgtagtcaccatacatgcatgtggtacacttacatacCTGAGGcagaacatacacataaaatagagtaacataaaataaagctaaGCCCTTTGGCATGCACGGGGACCTGGCGAGTGCCATCTTACGCTACTGTGAGAAGGAACAGGGAGCTTTGGAAGACTGGGACATTTTACAGGAGGAAGTCCCCCGTGGGCATGGCAGGCTGGCTGAAGCACCCAGGCTAGCATCCCTAGGGTTTTGAAGTCACGGCTCACCTCACTGCCCTCGAACTTCACATTGACCAGCAGGGCTCTGCTGGTGACACGCAGTATGCCGGCTCGCCAACTCCTTGCTGAGGGCTCCAACTGCAGGGGGAAACTATACTGCAGCCAGTCCTCCCAGCCCAGCTGCTGGCGGCGAGCAGCAACCTCTTCACAGAACTGGCGCATCTTAGTGCGGAAGTCATTCACTTCTGGGTCCCGCAGAGAATCAAACTCATGGAGACCTTTGGGGATGCGGGAGGAGGAAGTCAGCACACGCCAGGCCACGTAGGGTCAGCCGAAGCAACCCCTACCCCCAGCAAGTATACCTTTGCCAATGAGGAGGCTGATCTGGGAGTTGATGAGCTTCTTGACCCGGTCTCCCTCTCGGGCCACCAGCCGCAGCACTGGCAGGAAGGGCTGGATGTCACACAGTCTCCGCTGCTCATCCTCCAACTCCTGCTGTTCGGCTGTCTGGTTCACGCAGGTGAACACATAAGCCTCAGGGTCACTGAGCATGTGGAAGAGCGGTTCATACTGAGCGCGATGCCACAGCACCTGGGAGAGAGGGTCACGGTCAGCCCTACAAGacacccacagagacagagggagacccCAAGGAGACAAAAGCTCCCCCTGAGGACTGGTCACATGCCAATAAACTTCCTGTCCCCCTGTGCAGGGTGTCACTTTGCTGGGACGGGGAGCAGGGCAATGGGTTCTACATCTCCTCCATGGGGTTCATGGAGGACCTTTGACCACCCAGGGGGACAACCAGGTGTGACCTTTGAATACTCCCAGATGATCACTATGGATATCACTATGATCACTCACTTTTTAGACCTGGCCACTCATCAACTCCtcattcctctgcctctgcttcccaagtgctgggaccaggGGCATGAACTGCCAAACTAGAGTGTTTTATATAAAGTTTAGAGCCAACATCAAGCTGTTACAATGTTCATTCAggaagagagagcgagagcgagagcgagagcgagagagagagagagagagagagagagagagagggagagagagatacaagggggctggagggatgtctccaaggttaagagcatttgttgctcttgcagaggacctgggttcagtttctagtactcacatggcagctcacaaaagccctggaactagagttccaggggacccaacaccctctacTGGCCTATGTGAGCACTCAGCACACACATAATTCACATACATATTTGCATGCAAAGAAACCATACACATTAAAGCAatcttttaagagagagaaagatacaaAAGCTCATCATCAGATTGTCCCGAGACTCAAAGCACAGGTATAAACTGAGCTGAGGGCTGATGAGTGGGTGCCCAGAACACGCATGATAGGAGATGAtacctgcaagttgttctctaatCTCCAAATACATACCATGGcatatgcatgcccacacacatacatgtgagatacatacacaaacaactaaataaatgtgaagttttaattaaaaagcaaagccAGGAACTAGTTCAGGTGTTGACAGTAATTGCTTTTATGGCTCAATgatagtttttttcttcttctttctctattttgaaacatccttttatttatgtattgtgcTAGGGGAGGCCACATCTACTGGTGCAGATGCGGACGTTAGGAGACAGTGTACAGGAGCTGGCTcgctccttccaccacgtgggttctggggctccaactcaggtcttcagggtggGAAGCCAGCGCCcttacttgctgaaccatctcaccagcccgcctgcttcctttccttttttgcttcctttccttttctgagacaggaggctagaatgtccttgaactcactgtgtggctgaggatgacccaGAACTTCTGAACTACCAgtctcccagtactgggattacaggtatgtattaACACACCTAGCTTAtgatgtgctgggaattgaacccaaggtaGCATGTATTTTAGGCAAGCCCCCTAACTAACTGAACTACACTCCCAAtgtcctttttcttattttcctaaatTTTAATGTGTCTATATTGTTTTCACagtgggaaaaaaatcagtattaaaGGAAATCTCTCAGGAAAGCAGGGACCACAGACTTCGACAGCTGGCTTTCCATTTACTGCTTTTAAAATTCTGAGGTAAGATCCGGGGtgtgctggtgcacgcctttaatcccagcactcaggaggcaggtgatctctgtgagttcgaggccagcatggtctaagagagagttccaggacaagccagagctacacagagaaactattccaaaaaacaaaacaaaacaaattctgaGAGAAGGTCTCAGCCTTTGGTAGCTCAAAACATAACGCAGTAAACACATTTAGCAGGTTACACAAGCCCTGGCCAAGTCAGATGGCAACTACCAAATGCAATCCAGATGTATGTAATTTAGTAATCACCCTGAAAATGATTCAATAACACCCAAAGCCCTTTCGAACAATGGTGCTTACTGTCGTGGTGACAGCTCAAAATAGGAAAAGGCCACAAGACCCTTAAGCGCCGTAGATAGTGGTTCCAAAAATGACCACACAGTCATGGGTGGATGAGCGCCCAGCCAGAGGCAGCCTGGACACTGGCTCGCAATCTAGTAATCTAGTGAAGGGGAGTGCCCGCTGCCAAAACGGAAGCTGACAGGGGATGATAAGTGGAGTTTAACCAcaaatttttaaacaattcttaGTAATTTTATCTTGTAAAATTCACATCTAAGGGCTCAGGGtgatagctcagttggcaaacTGCTTGTCTTGCACTTTACCTAAGTCAATCACTCAGAACCCACAATTAAAGGGGGAGAGGGGgcggagagatgactcagcagttaagagcacaggctgctcttgcagagaacctgggttcagttcccaacatccacatggtggctcacaaccatatgaaactgcagtttcaggggatccaaagcccttttctggcccctggtgggcaccaggcatatacatggtggatacccatacacataaaataaaaataagtcttttttttgtttggtttttgttttgttttgttttgttttttgagacagggtttctctgtgtagcttttaaagcctgtcctggaactcactt is a genomic window containing:
- the Pik3cd gene encoding phosphatidylinositol 4,5-bisphosphate 3-kinase catalytic subunit delta isoform isoform X2, with the protein product MPPGVDCPMEFWTREESQSVAVDFLLPTGVYLNFPVSRNANLSTIKQVLWHRAQYEPLFHMLSDPEAYVFTCVNQTAEQQELEDEQRRLCDIQPFLPVLRLVAREGDRVKKLINSQISLLIGKGLHEFDSLRDPEVNDFRTKMRQFCEEVAARRQQLGWEDWLQYSFPLQLEPSARSWRAGILRVTSRALLVNVKFEGSEESFTFQVSTNDMPLALMACALRKKATVFRQPLVEQPEDYALQVNGRHEYLYGSYPLCQFQYICSCLHSGLTPHLTMVHSSSILAMRDEQSNPAPQVQKPRTKPPPIPAKKPSSVSLWSLEQPFCIELIEGSKVNADERMKLVVQAGLFHGNEMLCKTVSSSEVSVCSEPVWKQRLEFDISICDLPRMARLCFALYAVVEKAKKARSTKKKSKKADCPIAWANLMLFDYKDQLKTGECRLYMWPSVPDEKGELLNPAGTVRSNPNTESAAALVICLPEVAPHPVYFPALEKILELGRHGERGHITEEELQLREILERRGSGELYEHEKDLVWKLRHEVQERFPEALARLLLVTKWNKHEDVAQLSQMLYLLCSWPELPVLSALELLDFSFPDCYVGSFAIKSLRKLTDDELFQYLLQLVQVLKYESYLDCELTKFLLDRALANRKIGHFLFWHLRSEMHVPSVALRFGLIMEAYCRGSTHHMKVLMKQGEALSKLKALNDFVKVSSQKTTKPQTKEMMHMCMRQETYMEALSHLQSPLDPSTLLEEVCVEQCTFMDSKMKPLWIMYSSEEAGSAGSVGIIFKNGDDLRQDMLTLQMIQLMDVLWKQEGLDLRMTPYGCLPTGDRTGLIEVVLHSDTIANIQLNKSNMAATAAFNKDALLNWLKSKNPGEALDRAIEEFTLSCAGYCVATYVLGIGDRHSDNIMIRESGQLFHIDFGHFLGNFKTKFGINRERVPFILTYDFVHVIQQGKTNNSEKFERFRSYCERAYTILRRHGPLFLHLFALMRAAGLPELSCSKDTQYLKDSLALGKTEEEALKHFRVKFNEALRESWKTKVNWLAHNVSKDNRQ
- the Pik3cd gene encoding phosphatidylinositol 4,5-bisphosphate 3-kinase catalytic subunit delta isoform isoform X6, whose protein sequence is MPPGVDCPMEFWTREESQSVAVDFLLPTGVYLNFPVSRNANLSTIKQVLWHRAQYEPLFHMLSDPEAYVFTCVNQTAEQQELEDEQRRLCDIQPFLPVLRLVAREGDRVKKLINSQISLLIGKGLHEFDSLRDPEVNDFRTKMRQFCEEVAARRQQLGWEDWLQYSFPLQLEPSARSWRAGILRVTSRALLVNVKFEGSEESFTFQVSTNDMPLALMACALRKKATVFRQPLVEQPEDYALQVNGRHEYLYGSYPLCQFQYICSCLHSGLTPHLTMVHSSSILAMRDEQSNPAPQVQKPRTKPPPIPAKKPSSVSLWSLEQPFCIELIEGSKVNADERMKLVVQAGLFHGNEMLCKTVSSSEVSVCSEPVWKQRLEFDISICDLPRMARLCFALYAVVEKAKKARSTKKKSKKADCPIAWANLMLFDYKDQLKTGECRLYMWPSVPDEKGELLNPAGTVRSNPNTESAAALVICLPEVAPHPVYFPALEKILELGRHGERGHITEEEQLQLREILERRGSGELYEHEKDLVWKLRHEVQERFPEALARLLLVTKWNKHEDVAQLSQMLYLLCSWPELPVLSALELLDFSFPDCYVGSFAIKSLRKLTDDELFQYLLQLVQVLKYESYLDCELTKFLLDRALANRKIGHFLFWHLRSEMHVPSVALRFGLIMEAYCRGSTHHMKVLMKQGEALSKLKALNDFVKSPLDPSTLLEEVCVEQCTFMDSKMKPLWIMYSSEEAGSAGSVGIIFKNGDDLRQDMLTLQMIQLMDVLWKQEGLDLRMTPYGCLPTGDRTGLIEVVLHSDTIANIQLNKSNMAATAAFNKDALLNWLKSKNPGEALDRAIEEFTLSCAGYCVATYVLGIGDRHSDNIMIRESGQLFHIDFGHFLGNFKTKFGINRERVPFILTYDFVHVIQQGKTNNSEKFERFRSYCERAYTILRRHGPLFLHLFALMRAAGLPELSCSKDTQYLKDSLALGKTEEEALKHFRVKFNEALRESWKTKVNWLAHNVSKDNRQ